A window of the Oryzias melastigma strain HK-1 linkage group LG11, ASM292280v2, whole genome shotgun sequence genome harbors these coding sequences:
- the ddah2 gene encoding N(G),N(G)-dimethylarginine dimethylaminohydrolase 2 isoform X3, which yields MNKSFFRIFQISSSFFMANMCPYGRFTHAVVRGIPESFGKPAGDGGKENGEVSVDLAKAQRQFGCLTGALRQKVGLQLIEIPADGELPESWRIEDVAVIQGDTALITRPFKQQRRSEVEAVRRVMSELNLTVVEMGAEQGGSGGATLEGSDVLFTGREFFVGISSHTNHSGAEVLADTFRDFAVSTVPVCGGSRLKNICSMGGPDTIVFSSTEGAKKTLRMMEQLTDHHYEVLSVPEESAANCIYVRGPSKKDFLLHRPVEECPDSVSAFQKLPDYSLLPTACSEASKLGASLSSLCLLINRKHTYF from the exons ATGAATAAATCTTTCTTCAGGATCTTCCAAATCTCATCCAGCTTTT TCATGGCAAACATGTGCCCCTATGGCCGCTTCACGCACGCCGTGGTGCGGGGCATCCCAGAATCCTTTGGGAAGCCCGCGGGGGACGGCGGCAAGGAGAACGGGGAGGTCTCCGTGGACCTGGCCAAAGCCCAGCGTCAGTTCGGCTGCCTGACGGGGGCGCTGCGGCAGAAGGTCGGCCTGCAGCTCATCGAGATCCCGGCCGACGGCGAGCTGCCGGAGAGCTGGAGGATAGAGGACGTGGCGGTCATCCAGGGAGACACGGCGCTCATCACCAGGCCCTTCAAGCAGCAGAGGCGCAGCGAG GTGGAGGCAGTGAGGAGGGTGATGTCGGAGCTCAACCTGACCGTGGTAGAGATGGGGGCCGAGCAGGGGGGCTCCGGGGGGGCCACGCTCGAAGGCAGCGACGTCCTCTTCACCGGGAGGGAGTTCTTCGTCGGCATCTCGTCCCACACCAACCACAGCGGGGCGGAGGTGCTGGCAGACACGTTCAGG GACTTTGCTGTGTCCACGGTCCCCGTGTGCGGCGGCTCCCGCCTGAAGAACATCTGCTCCATGGGGGGTCCGGACACCATCGTCTTCAGCAGCACCGAGGGGGCTAAGAAGACCCTGAGG ATGATGGAGCAGCTGACCGACCACCACTACGAGGTCCTCTCAGTTCCAGAGGAGTCTGCAGCCAACTGCATCTACGTCAGAGGACCGTCCAAGAAGGACTTCCTGCTGCACAGACCCGTGGAGGAGTGTCCGGACAGCGTCTCC GCCTTCCAGAAGCTGCCGGACTACAGCCTCCTGCCGACGGCGTGCAGCGAGGCGTCCAAACTGGGCGCGTCTCTGTCCTCGCTGTGCCTCCTCATCAACAGGAAGCACACCTACTTCTGA
- the ddah2 gene encoding N(G),N(G)-dimethylarginine dimethylaminohydrolase 2 isoform X1: MTELNLHSPEKDLQAPPPLGVFTWRTAADTDPRGMNKSFFRIFQISSSFFMANMCPYGRFTHAVVRGIPESFGKPAGDGGKENGEVSVDLAKAQRQFGCLTGALRQKVGLQLIEIPADGELPESWRIEDVAVIQGDTALITRPFKQQRRSEVEAVRRVMSELNLTVVEMGAEQGGSGGATLEGSDVLFTGREFFVGISSHTNHSGAEVLADTFRDFAVSTVPVCGGSRLKNICSMGGPDTIVFSSTEGAKKTLRMMEQLTDHHYEVLSVPEESAANCIYVRGPSKKDFLLHRPVEECPDSVSAFQKLPDYSLLPTACSEASKLGASLSSLCLLINRKHTYF; the protein is encoded by the exons ATGACGGAACTGAACCTCCACAGTCCTGAGAAGGATCTTCAG gctcctcctcctcttggcGTGTTCACATGGAGGACGGCGGCAGACACTGACCCCAGAGGGATGAATAAATCTTTCTTCAGGATCTTCCAAATCTCATCCAGCTTTT TCATGGCAAACATGTGCCCCTATGGCCGCTTCACGCACGCCGTGGTGCGGGGCATCCCAGAATCCTTTGGGAAGCCCGCGGGGGACGGCGGCAAGGAGAACGGGGAGGTCTCCGTGGACCTGGCCAAAGCCCAGCGTCAGTTCGGCTGCCTGACGGGGGCGCTGCGGCAGAAGGTCGGCCTGCAGCTCATCGAGATCCCGGCCGACGGCGAGCTGCCGGAGAGCTGGAGGATAGAGGACGTGGCGGTCATCCAGGGAGACACGGCGCTCATCACCAGGCCCTTCAAGCAGCAGAGGCGCAGCGAG GTGGAGGCAGTGAGGAGGGTGATGTCGGAGCTCAACCTGACCGTGGTAGAGATGGGGGCCGAGCAGGGGGGCTCCGGGGGGGCCACGCTCGAAGGCAGCGACGTCCTCTTCACCGGGAGGGAGTTCTTCGTCGGCATCTCGTCCCACACCAACCACAGCGGGGCGGAGGTGCTGGCAGACACGTTCAGG GACTTTGCTGTGTCCACGGTCCCCGTGTGCGGCGGCTCCCGCCTGAAGAACATCTGCTCCATGGGGGGTCCGGACACCATCGTCTTCAGCAGCACCGAGGGGGCTAAGAAGACCCTGAGG ATGATGGAGCAGCTGACCGACCACCACTACGAGGTCCTCTCAGTTCCAGAGGAGTCTGCAGCCAACTGCATCTACGTCAGAGGACCGTCCAAGAAGGACTTCCTGCTGCACAGACCCGTGGAGGAGTGTCCGGACAGCGTCTCC GCCTTCCAGAAGCTGCCGGACTACAGCCTCCTGCCGACGGCGTGCAGCGAGGCGTCCAAACTGGGCGCGTCTCTGTCCTCGCTGTGCCTCCTCATCAACAGGAAGCACACCTACTTCTGA
- the clic1 gene encoding chloride intracellular channel protein 1 yields the protein MFLRSIFSSSREVFLALNVLHAPAPACPLSARATRKWRRGDDEDDDVAAAAQDSGQSQSRAEERPEKTSLRIPGTMSDANQPKLELFVKAGSDGQSIGNCPFSQRLFMVLWLKGVVFDVTTVDMKRKPDILKDLAPGAQPPFLLYESEVKTDTNKIEEFLEETLCPPKYPRLAARNPESNTAGLDIFSKFSAYIKNSNPQANENLEKGLLKALKKLDDYLGSPLPDEVDENSADEVTSSSRPFLDGQTLTLADCNLLPKLHIVKVVCLKYRSFRIPDSLTNLWRYLNAAYAKDEFSSTCPVDEEIHSAYSCVAKALK from the exons atgtttttgagGTCGATATTTTCTTCCTCGCGTGAAGTTTTCCTTGCTTTGAATGTGCTGCACGCGCCAGCCCCCGCGTGTCCTCTAAGCGCGCGCGCCACCAGGAAATGGAGGCGCGGTGACGACGAAGATGATGATGTAGCCGCAGCCGCGCAGGATTCGGGGCAGTCGCAGAGCAGAGCGGAGGAGAGACCAGAGAAAACTTCTTTAA GGATTCCGGGGACGATGAGTGACGCAAACCAGCCCAAACTGGAACTTTTTGTGAAG GCAGGAAGTGATGGTCAGAGCATCGGGAACTGTCCTTTCTCCCAGCGCCTCTTCATGGTGCTGTGGCTGAAAGGAGTCGTCTTCGACGTCACCACCGTCGACATGAAGAG GAAACCAGACATCTTGAAGGACCTGGCACCGGGGGCTCAGCCTCCTTTCCTGCTGTACGAGAGCGAGGTGAAAACCGACACCAACAAGATCGAGGAATTCCTGGAGGAAACCCTCTGCCCCCCGAA ATATCCTCGTCTGGCTGCTCGGAACCCGGAGTCCAACACTGCAGGTCTGGACATCTTCTCCAAGTTCTCCGCCTACATCAAGAACTCAAACCCTCAAGCTAACGAGA ACCTGGAGAAAGGCTTGCTGAAGGCTCTGAAGAAGCTGGACGACTACCTCGGCTCGCCGCTTCCTGACGAGGTCGACGAGAATAGCGCCGATGAGGTCACTTCCTCCTCGCGGCCCTTCCTGGACGGCCAAACCCTCACTCTGGCTGACTGCAACCTGCTGCCCAAGCTGCACATCGTGAAG gtgGTGTGTTTGAAATACAGGAGCTTCAGGATCCCCGACTCCCTGACAAACCTGTGGAGGTACCTGAACGCGGCGTACGCCAAGGACGAGTTCTCCTCCACCTGTCCTGTAGACGAAGAGATCCACAGCGCCTATTCGTGTGTGGCGAAGGCCCTGAAGTAG
- the ddah2 gene encoding N(G),N(G)-dimethylarginine dimethylaminohydrolase 2 isoform X4, whose product MANMCPYGRFTHAVVRGIPESFGKPAGDGGKENGEVSVDLAKAQRQFGCLTGALRQKVGLQLIEIPADGELPESWRIEDVAVIQGDTALITRPFKQQRRSEVEAVRRVMSELNLTVVEMGAEQGGSGGATLEGSDVLFTGREFFVGISSHTNHSGAEVLADTFRDFAVSTVPVCGGSRLKNICSMGGPDTIVFSSTEGAKKTLRMMEQLTDHHYEVLSVPEESAANCIYVRGPSKKDFLLHRPVEECPDSVSAFQKLPDYSLLPTACSEASKLGASLSSLCLLINRKHTYF is encoded by the exons ATGGCAAACATGTGCCCCTATGGCCGCTTCACGCACGCCGTGGTGCGGGGCATCCCAGAATCCTTTGGGAAGCCCGCGGGGGACGGCGGCAAGGAGAACGGGGAGGTCTCCGTGGACCTGGCCAAAGCCCAGCGTCAGTTCGGCTGCCTGACGGGGGCGCTGCGGCAGAAGGTCGGCCTGCAGCTCATCGAGATCCCGGCCGACGGCGAGCTGCCGGAGAGCTGGAGGATAGAGGACGTGGCGGTCATCCAGGGAGACACGGCGCTCATCACCAGGCCCTTCAAGCAGCAGAGGCGCAGCGAG GTGGAGGCAGTGAGGAGGGTGATGTCGGAGCTCAACCTGACCGTGGTAGAGATGGGGGCCGAGCAGGGGGGCTCCGGGGGGGCCACGCTCGAAGGCAGCGACGTCCTCTTCACCGGGAGGGAGTTCTTCGTCGGCATCTCGTCCCACACCAACCACAGCGGGGCGGAGGTGCTGGCAGACACGTTCAGG GACTTTGCTGTGTCCACGGTCCCCGTGTGCGGCGGCTCCCGCCTGAAGAACATCTGCTCCATGGGGGGTCCGGACACCATCGTCTTCAGCAGCACCGAGGGGGCTAAGAAGACCCTGAGG ATGATGGAGCAGCTGACCGACCACCACTACGAGGTCCTCTCAGTTCCAGAGGAGTCTGCAGCCAACTGCATCTACGTCAGAGGACCGTCCAAGAAGGACTTCCTGCTGCACAGACCCGTGGAGGAGTGTCCGGACAGCGTCTCC GCCTTCCAGAAGCTGCCGGACTACAGCCTCCTGCCGACGGCGTGCAGCGAGGCGTCCAAACTGGGCGCGTCTCTGTCCTCGCTGTGCCTCCTCATCAACAGGAAGCACACCTACTTCTGA
- the LOC118599307 gene encoding prostate stem cell antigen-like, which produces MRRLELLIGLLCCFPLAACLRCYSCVFPAISPLDCLEFPLECPAGQRCLSSEATGNQGPLHLTIYEKSCANPSQCGRSGQKYSAGVVFNYTNDCCDTDLCNRAGPAAALAWGVWLLAAAAALLLP; this is translated from the exons ATGCGTCGCTTGGAGCTCCTGATCGGACTTCTGTGCTGCTTTCCTTTGGCAG CATGTCTGCGCTGCTACAGCTGCGTGTTTCCGGCCATCTCTCCTCTGGACTGCCTGGAGTTTCCTCTGGAGTGTCCTGCAGGGCAGCGCTGCCTCTCCAGCGAGGCCACGGGGAATCAAG GTCCCCTTCACCTGACCATCTACGAGAAGAGCTGTGCTAACCCGTCCCAGTGCGGCCGCTCGGGACAGAAATACTCTGCAGGGGTGGTCTTCAACTACACCAACGACTGCTGCGACACGGACCTGTGTAACCGGGCCGGACCTGCTGCTGCACTCGCCTGGGGGGTGTGGCTGCtggccgccgccgccgccctCCTGCTGCCCTGA
- the ddah2 gene encoding N(G),N(G)-dimethylarginine dimethylaminohydrolase 2 isoform X2, translated as MTELNLHSPEKDLQAPPPLGVFTWRTAADTDPRGMNKSFFRIFQISSSFFMANMCPYGRFTHAVVRGIPESFGKPAGDGGKENGEVSVDLAKAQRQFGCLTGALRQKVGLQLIEIPADGELPESWRIEDVAVIQGDTALITRPFKQQRRSEVEAVRRVMSELNLTVVEMGAEQGGSGGATLEGSDVLFTGREFFVGISSHTNHSGAEVLADTFRDFAVSTVPVCGGSRLKNICSMGGPDTIVFSSTEGAKKTLRMMEQLTDHHYEVLSVPEESAANCIYVRGPSKKDFLLHRPVEECPDSVSLGTKRPTERYRSTTWWFGFCPTKQS; from the exons ATGACGGAACTGAACCTCCACAGTCCTGAGAAGGATCTTCAG gctcctcctcctcttggcGTGTTCACATGGAGGACGGCGGCAGACACTGACCCCAGAGGGATGAATAAATCTTTCTTCAGGATCTTCCAAATCTCATCCAGCTTTT TCATGGCAAACATGTGCCCCTATGGCCGCTTCACGCACGCCGTGGTGCGGGGCATCCCAGAATCCTTTGGGAAGCCCGCGGGGGACGGCGGCAAGGAGAACGGGGAGGTCTCCGTGGACCTGGCCAAAGCCCAGCGTCAGTTCGGCTGCCTGACGGGGGCGCTGCGGCAGAAGGTCGGCCTGCAGCTCATCGAGATCCCGGCCGACGGCGAGCTGCCGGAGAGCTGGAGGATAGAGGACGTGGCGGTCATCCAGGGAGACACGGCGCTCATCACCAGGCCCTTCAAGCAGCAGAGGCGCAGCGAG GTGGAGGCAGTGAGGAGGGTGATGTCGGAGCTCAACCTGACCGTGGTAGAGATGGGGGCCGAGCAGGGGGGCTCCGGGGGGGCCACGCTCGAAGGCAGCGACGTCCTCTTCACCGGGAGGGAGTTCTTCGTCGGCATCTCGTCCCACACCAACCACAGCGGGGCGGAGGTGCTGGCAGACACGTTCAGG GACTTTGCTGTGTCCACGGTCCCCGTGTGCGGCGGCTCCCGCCTGAAGAACATCTGCTCCATGGGGGGTCCGGACACCATCGTCTTCAGCAGCACCGAGGGGGCTAAGAAGACCCTGAGG ATGATGGAGCAGCTGACCGACCACCACTACGAGGTCCTCTCAGTTCCAGAGGAGTCTGCAGCCAACTGCATCTACGTCAGAGGACCGTCCAAGAAGGACTTCCTGCTGCACAGACCCGTGGAGGAGTGTCCGGACAGCGTCTCC ctcgGTACCAAACGACCCACAGAGCGGTACCGATCCACAACCTGGTGGTTTGGGTTCTGTCCTACGAaacaatcataa
- the rps5 gene encoding 40S ribosomal protein S5 yields the protein MTDWETAPAVAETPEIKLFGKWSTDDVQINDISLQDYIAVKEKYAKYLPHSGGRYAAKRFRKAQCPIVERLTNSMMMHGRNNGKKLMTVRIVKHAFEIIHLLTGENPLQVLVNAIINSGPREDSTRIGRAGTVRRQAVDVSPLRRVNQAIWLLCTGAREAAFRNIKTIAECLADELINAAKGSSNSYAIKKKDELERVAKSNR from the exons A TGACTGATTGGGAGACTGCCCCAGCTGTGGCTGAGACCCCAGAGATCAAACTCTTTGGTAAATGGAGCACCGATGATGTCCAGATCAATGACATCTCCCTGCAG GATTACATCGCTGTAAAAGAGAAGTACGCCAAGTACCTGCCACACTCTGGAGGCCGCTATGCCGCCAAGCGCTTCAGGAAGGCCCAGTGTCCCATCGTGGAGCGTCTGACCAACTCCATGATGATGCACGGCCGCAACAACGGCAAGAAGCTGATGACCGTGCGCATCGTCAAGCACGCTTTTGAGATCATCCATCTGCTGACCGGAGAG AATCCCCTCCAGGTCTTGGTCAACGCCATCATCAACAGCGGACCCCGTGAGGACTCCACCCGTATCGGTCGCGCCGGTACGGTCAGGAGGCAGGCTGTGGACGTGTCGCCCCTCCGGAGGGTCAACCAG GCCATCTGGCTGCTGTGCACCGGGGCCAGAGAAGCTGCGTTCAGGAACATCAAGACCATCGCCGAGTGTCTGGCGGATGAGCTGATCAATGCAGCCAAG GGTTCATCAAACTCTTACGCCATCAAGAAGAAAGACGAGTTGGAGAGAGTCGCCAAGTCCAACCGTTAA